In one window of Bradyrhizobium diazoefficiens DNA:
- a CDS encoding DMT family transporter → MSTTPSKTMAAFWMAGWLSLMLIMAVAGRETTRELNVFQIMEVRSLAGFVLLLPIIYRAGGFKVLKTRRLPQHIGRNSVHYVAQLGWFFALTLIPIGQVVAIEFTMPIWTAILAASFLSERMTPWKIAAIVLGLVGVIVIVRPATGEVNPGQLIALGAAMGFGVSMALVKSLTRTESALSILFWMIVVQSVAGFVPTLFVWTWPSAYVWAWMGVIAVCGTFSHYCLASAMRYADATIVVPMDFLRVPLTATAGWLLYSERLDAWTVLGAALILCGNLLNLKPATPVPVPARVQ, encoded by the coding sequence ATGAGCACGACACCGTCCAAAACCATGGCCGCCTTCTGGATGGCCGGCTGGCTGTCGTTGATGCTGATCATGGCGGTGGCCGGACGCGAAACCACGCGCGAGCTGAACGTCTTCCAAATTATGGAGGTGCGGTCGCTGGCCGGCTTCGTGCTGCTGTTGCCGATCATCTATCGCGCTGGTGGATTCAAGGTCCTGAAGACGCGACGCCTGCCGCAGCATATCGGCCGCAACTCGGTGCACTATGTCGCGCAGCTCGGCTGGTTCTTCGCGCTGACGCTGATTCCGATCGGCCAGGTGGTCGCGATCGAGTTCACCATGCCGATCTGGACGGCGATCCTGGCGGCCAGCTTCCTGTCCGAGCGCATGACGCCGTGGAAGATCGCCGCCATCGTGCTCGGTCTCGTCGGTGTGATCGTCATCGTCCGGCCCGCCACCGGCGAGGTCAATCCAGGCCAGCTGATCGCGCTCGGGGCCGCGATGGGATTTGGCGTTTCGATGGCGCTGGTCAAATCGCTGACCCGCACCGAAAGCGCGCTCTCGATCCTGTTCTGGATGATCGTGGTGCAATCGGTCGCAGGCTTCGTGCCGACGCTGTTCGTCTGGACCTGGCCGTCGGCCTATGTCTGGGCCTGGATGGGCGTCATCGCTGTTTGCGGCACTTTCTCGCACTATTGCCTCGCCAGCGCGATGCGCTATGCGGACGCCACGATTGTCGTTCCCATGGACTTCCTGCGGGTTCCCCTGACCGCAACTGCCGGCTGGCTGCTCTATTCCGAGCGGCTCGATGCCTGGACCGTGCTGGGCGCGGCCCTGATCCTGTGCGGCAATCTCCTGAATTTGAAGCCTGCAACGCCGGTCCCCGTCCCCGCCCGCGTGCAGTGA
- a CDS encoding RidA family protein, producing the protein MRILQPAEWKKPRGFSHGVVAEGPGRWIVLAGQTGGDEAGNYEPDMAAQVATALKRIIKLLAEAGAGPEHIVRLTWYLTSRSEYEAAGAGIGAAWKETLGRNFPPSTLLYIGGLVDDRAKVEIEVTAFVPST; encoded by the coding sequence ATGCGTATCTTGCAGCCGGCCGAATGGAAGAAACCGCGCGGCTTTTCACATGGCGTGGTGGCGGAGGGGCCGGGCCGCTGGATCGTGCTGGCCGGGCAGACCGGTGGCGACGAGGCCGGCAATTACGAGCCCGACATGGCGGCCCAGGTCGCAACCGCGCTGAAGCGGATTATCAAGCTGCTCGCAGAGGCCGGCGCCGGACCCGAGCATATCGTGCGCCTGACCTGGTATCTGACCAGCCGCAGCGAATATGAGGCCGCGGGCGCCGGCATTGGTGCGGCCTGGAAGGAGACGCTCGGCCGCAATTTTCCGCCTTCGACGCTGCTCTATATCGGCGGCCTCGTGGACGACCGGGCCAAGGTCGAGATCGAGGTCACGGCGTTCGTTCCGAGCACATGA
- a CDS encoding formyltransferase family protein: protein MRITLVGSRHFGVTTLNMLREHGVAIVRVVVAEADDRLAATAKAAGIEVVVQANPKLVVASEIAPDTDLIITAHSHARIGKDALDAAKLGGIGYHPSLLPRHRGKAAVEWTIKEGDPIAGGTIYHLADRMDAGAIAAQDWCFVKKGETARELWERALAPLGLKLLADVIDYAKVHKALPSKAQDEQFATSAPSLS, encoded by the coding sequence ATGCGCATTACCCTCGTCGGCTCCCGCCATTTCGGCGTGACCACCCTGAACATGCTCCGCGAGCACGGCGTCGCGATCGTGCGGGTCGTGGTCGCCGAGGCGGACGACCGCCTGGCCGCGACCGCCAAGGCCGCCGGCATCGAGGTGGTGGTGCAGGCCAATCCGAAGCTCGTGGTTGCTTCGGAGATCGCCCCCGATACCGACCTGATCATCACCGCGCACAGCCACGCCCGCATCGGCAAGGATGCGCTCGACGCCGCCAAGCTCGGCGGGATCGGCTATCACCCCTCGCTGCTGCCGCGCCATCGCGGCAAGGCGGCGGTGGAATGGACCATCAAGGAAGGCGATCCGATCGCCGGCGGCACGATCTATCATCTCGCCGACCGCATGGATGCCGGCGCCATCGCCGCCCAGGACTGGTGCTTCGTCAAGAAGGGCGAGACCGCCCGCGAACTCTGGGAGCGTGCGCTGGCCCCGCTCGGCCTCAAGCTGCTGGCCGACGTGATCGATTATGCCAAGGTCCACAAGGCATTGCCGTCAAAAGCCCAGGACGAACAATTCGCGACCTCGGCGCCAAGTCTTTCGTGA
- a CDS encoding acetoacetate--CoA ligase codes for MTAPFVPQIALYRNWLAAQRGLTFSNYEDMRQWSVRDLDGFWRSIWDYYDLQSPTPFAAVITERKMPGAVWFPGAQVNYARQVFRHVDAAHAAGLPAIVSGGEDGKLTETSWPELKRKAAALALHLKDKGVKPGDRIAAYLPNIAETIIAFLASASIGAVWSVCAPDMAAPAVIDRFKQIEPKVLIACDAVTYAGRRHDRKDVVAALRRSLPSVEHVILHSEAAAPAAPDARLSDIVASTSAAIDAFEPAWLPFDHPLWIVYSSGTTGLPKPIVHGHGGIVIVVLALLGLHNDIGCSYHQNSFGERYHWYSSTGWIMWNSQVGGLLSGTTCCIFDGSPGGTKDKPDWTTLWRFVAQSKSSFFGAGAAFFANCAKAEIDLTAAGDLSRLRCLGSTGSPLSADTQAWFSDRFAGLSKTNGSKAQTDIWWANISGGTDFAGAFIGGNRELPQTPGAMQCRLLGAAVEAFSEQGRAVIDEVGELVCTEPMPSMPLYFWNDQGNARYRSSYFETYPDNLDGNGRGPVWRHGDWLKVNPDGSCIIYGRSDATINRHGLRMGTSELYSAIEALPEVLDSLVVDLEYLGRDSYMPLFVVLRDGVAFDGAMQAKINKAIEAGLSRRFLPNEIFAVAEIPRTLSGKKQELPIKKLLLGQPVEKVINKEAMANPACLDWYLAFARDYLARTAA; via the coding sequence ATGACCGCACCCTTCGTCCCCCAGATCGCCCTCTACCGCAACTGGCTCGCCGCGCAGCGCGGCCTGACGTTCTCGAATTACGAGGACATGCGGCAATGGTCGGTGCGCGATCTCGACGGCTTCTGGCGCAGCATCTGGGACTATTACGATCTGCAATCGCCGACGCCGTTCGCGGCCGTGATCACCGAGCGCAAGATGCCCGGCGCGGTCTGGTTTCCCGGCGCGCAGGTCAACTACGCGCGGCAAGTGTTCCGGCATGTCGACGCCGCGCATGCCGCCGGCCTGCCCGCGATCGTCAGCGGCGGCGAGGACGGCAAGCTCACCGAAACCAGCTGGCCGGAGTTGAAGCGCAAGGCAGCCGCGCTCGCGCTGCATCTGAAGGACAAGGGCGTGAAACCCGGCGACCGCATCGCGGCCTATCTGCCCAACATCGCCGAGACCATCATCGCGTTTCTGGCGAGCGCCAGCATCGGTGCGGTGTGGAGTGTCTGCGCGCCCGACATGGCCGCGCCCGCCGTGATCGACCGTTTCAAGCAGATCGAGCCGAAGGTGCTGATCGCCTGCGACGCCGTCACCTATGCCGGCCGCCGGCATGACCGCAAAGACGTCGTTGCCGCGCTGCGGCGGTCGCTTCCGAGCGTCGAGCACGTCATCCTGCACAGCGAAGCCGCCGCGCCTGCCGCACCGGACGCCCGGCTCTCCGATATCGTCGCCAGCACGAGCGCCGCGATCGACGCCTTCGAGCCGGCCTGGCTGCCGTTCGATCATCCGCTCTGGATCGTCTATTCGAGCGGCACCACCGGCCTGCCGAAGCCGATCGTGCACGGCCATGGCGGCATCGTCATCGTGGTGCTGGCGCTGCTCGGCTTGCACAACGACATCGGCTGCTCCTATCACCAAAATTCGTTCGGCGAGCGCTATCACTGGTACTCTTCGACCGGCTGGATCATGTGGAACAGCCAGGTCGGCGGCCTGCTCAGCGGCACCACCTGCTGCATTTTCGACGGCAGCCCCGGCGGCACCAAGGACAAGCCGGACTGGACCACGCTGTGGCGCTTCGTGGCGCAATCGAAATCGAGCTTCTTCGGCGCCGGCGCGGCGTTCTTCGCCAACTGCGCCAAGGCCGAGATCGATCTCACCGCCGCCGGCGATCTGTCGCGACTGCGCTGCCTCGGCTCGACCGGCTCGCCGCTCAGCGCCGACACGCAAGCCTGGTTCAGCGACCGTTTCGCAGGCCTGTCGAAAACGAACGGCAGCAAGGCACAGACCGACATCTGGTGGGCGAACATCTCCGGCGGCACCGATTTCGCCGGCGCCTTCATCGGGGGCAACCGAGAACTCCCGCAGACGCCCGGCGCGATGCAGTGCCGCCTGCTCGGTGCTGCAGTCGAAGCCTTCAGCGAACAGGGCCGCGCCGTCATCGACGAGGTCGGCGAGCTCGTCTGCACCGAACCGATGCCGTCGATGCCGCTCTACTTCTGGAACGACCAGGGCAATGCGCGCTATCGCTCCAGCTATTTCGAGACCTATCCGGACAATCTTGACGGCAACGGTCGCGGGCCGGTGTGGCGGCACGGCGACTGGCTCAAGGTCAATCCGGACGGCTCCTGCATCATCTACGGCCGCAGCGATGCGACCATCAACCGCCACGGCCTTCGCATGGGCACGAGCGAGCTCTATTCCGCGATCGAAGCGCTGCCGGAGGTGCTCGATAGCCTCGTCGTCGACCTCGAATATCTCGGCCGCGACAGCTACATGCCGCTGTTCGTGGTGTTGCGCGACGGCGTCGCGTTCGACGGCGCGATGCAGGCCAAGATCAACAAGGCGATCGAGGCCGGCCTCTCCCGCAGATTCCTGCCGAACGAGATCTTCGCCGTTGCCGAGATTCCGCGCACGCTGTCGGGCAAGAAGCAGGAGCTGCCGATCAAGAAGCTGCTGCTGGGCCAGCCCGTTGAGAAAGTCATCAACAAGGAAGCGATGGCCAATCCGGCCTGCCTCGACTGGTATCTCGCCTTCGCGCGCGACTATCTGGCGCGAACCGCGGCCTAA
- a CDS encoding MBL fold metallo-hydrolase: protein MADISRRDLTLGAVGAYAALGHENSITFVDAAHAQQLASPPFRNYKVGDIEIFSLIDGMRDVPLRDGMVKNVGVDRVQTVLRSAGFPDGQAPLRFIVMALKLRDQIVLIDAGTGGHPIYGEGNGRLFESMAAAGLDPKAVKTILVSHLHGDHIYGLMNNETNAQVFPDAEIVVPAAELKWWTRPGVETLDLGPSRKGLALRIQATVATWKNVRTFEGEPELLPGVHAVQVPGHSPGMVAHLVTSGSKQFLISADVVNFSPHISANPEWQLAIDQDPQMAADTRKKIFDRAVADRLTISGTHWLMPNVGTLSRDGNGYVFAIES from the coding sequence TTGGCGGATATCTCGCGTCGCGACCTTACACTTGGCGCAGTTGGCGCTTACGCTGCATTAGGACACGAGAATTCGATCACATTTGTTGATGCGGCTCACGCCCAACAGTTAGCCTCTCCGCCTTTCCGCAATTACAAGGTCGGCGATATCGAAATTTTTTCGTTAATTGATGGCATGCGTGACGTTCCCCTACGGGACGGTATGGTCAAGAATGTCGGCGTCGACAGAGTTCAAACCGTGTTGCGAAGTGCCGGCTTCCCCGACGGTCAAGCGCCCCTGCGGTTTATTGTCATGGCGCTCAAGCTGCGTGACCAAATCGTTCTGATCGACGCGGGTACGGGTGGCCATCCGATTTATGGTGAGGGAAACGGCAGGCTATTCGAGAGCATGGCGGCGGCCGGCCTTGATCCAAAGGCCGTCAAAACAATTCTCGTTTCCCATCTCCACGGCGATCACATCTATGGTCTCATGAATAATGAGACCAATGCGCAGGTATTCCCTGATGCCGAAATCGTAGTGCCCGCCGCGGAACTGAAATGGTGGACACGCCCGGGAGTCGAGACGCTCGACTTGGGACCTTCACGTAAAGGTCTCGCGTTGCGCATTCAGGCGACGGTGGCGACCTGGAAAAACGTCAGGACCTTTGAGGGCGAGCCAGAACTTCTGCCGGGAGTGCACGCGGTTCAGGTGCCCGGCCACAGCCCCGGAATGGTGGCGCATCTGGTCACTTCAGGAAGCAAACAATTCTTGATCAGCGCCGATGTAGTCAATTTTTCACCCCACATTTCGGCAAACCCTGAGTGGCAGCTGGCTATCGACCAAGACCCGCAAATGGCCGCCGATACTCGGAAGAAAATCTTCGACCGTGCGGTCGCTGACAGGCTCACGATTTCAGGTACGCACTGGCTGATGCCGAACGTCGGTACGCTGTCACGGGATGGCAACGGCTACGTGTTTGCAATCGAGAGCTAG
- a CDS encoding lipocalin-like domain-containing protein, producing the protein MKFRTIFAACAIAIVGLPMITFSVLGQQQSMKDQLLGTWTLLSWEQKKTDGSRIERYGMNPKGIAFFDTGGRYIITVMRSDRAKYASNALWQGTPEENKETADGTITYFGPYSISEADNSITIHVEGSSFPNWNGTDQKRFVSIAGDRLTLTVRPPGGDVVDVTWKRAK; encoded by the coding sequence ATGAAGTTTCGCACAATTTTTGCCGCATGTGCCATTGCGATAGTTGGATTGCCCATGATCACATTTAGCGTACTTGGCCAGCAACAGTCGATGAAGGATCAACTCCTCGGTACTTGGACGCTGCTCTCGTGGGAACAGAAAAAGACTGATGGCAGCAGAATCGAGCGCTATGGGATGAACCCAAAGGGCATCGCGTTCTTCGACACGGGCGGGCGATATATCATCACTGTGATGCGATCAGATCGCGCCAAATATGCCAGCAATGCCTTGTGGCAAGGTACCCCAGAGGAAAACAAGGAAACTGCCGACGGCACCATCACCTACTTCGGTCCATATTCGATAAGCGAGGCTGATAACAGCATCACAATTCACGTCGAAGGTAGTTCTTTTCCGAACTGGAACGGCACGGATCAGAAGCGCTTTGTGTCGATTGCGGGAGATCGATTGACGCTGACCGTTCGTCCTCCCGGCGGAGACGTCGTCGATGTGACGTGGAAGCGAGCGAAGTGA
- a CDS encoding AI-2E family transporter has protein sequence MPVKSLRQLLTGEDVIQLVIRLGLLALLILWTLYIIRPFVPILAWSGVLAVAFYPAFSWVAKILGGRPKTAAAILTLITLGIVLGPATWLGLSAVEGVRELAHQLATGDLALQSAPEAIKSWPMIGPTLYELWDQAYSNIRAVLREVAPYLQPLAGPLLSLAGDASLGTLQFLVSVFVAGFLFPHGPRLVAAGRGFLSRIVPEQSEHFLTLGGATIRAVAQGVIGVAIVQALLAGIGFKLAAVPSAGLLAFIVLLLSIVQIGAFLVLLPVIIWIWTAKDVTTALVLTVFLVLVGFLDTMLKPLVMGRGLNTPTIVIFVGVIGGTLAHGIVGLFIGPIILSVAWEMAAAWIGSEAEKPTATAPAADEVRSRGTR, from the coding sequence GTGCCTGTGAAAAGTCTGCGTCAGCTCCTGACGGGCGAGGACGTCATCCAGCTCGTGATCCGGCTCGGCCTGTTGGCGCTCCTGATCCTGTGGACGCTCTACATCATCAGGCCGTTCGTGCCGATCCTGGCCTGGAGCGGCGTGCTCGCAGTTGCCTTCTATCCGGCCTTCAGCTGGGTCGCCAAGATCCTTGGCGGCCGGCCCAAGACCGCGGCTGCGATCCTCACCCTGATCACGCTCGGCATCGTCCTCGGGCCGGCGACGTGGCTGGGCCTGAGCGCCGTGGAAGGGGTGAGAGAACTGGCGCATCAGCTCGCCACCGGCGACCTCGCGCTCCAGTCGGCGCCGGAGGCGATCAAGTCATGGCCGATGATCGGCCCGACGCTCTACGAGCTCTGGGACCAGGCCTATAGCAACATCCGCGCGGTGCTGCGCGAGGTCGCGCCCTATCTGCAGCCGCTGGCGGGACCGCTGTTGTCGCTCGCGGGCGATGCCAGCCTCGGCACGCTCCAGTTCCTGGTCTCGGTATTCGTGGCCGGCTTTCTGTTTCCGCACGGGCCCCGGCTGGTCGCGGCCGGCCGTGGTTTCCTGTCGCGGATCGTGCCGGAGCAGAGCGAGCACTTTCTCACGCTCGGCGGCGCCACCATCCGCGCCGTGGCGCAAGGCGTGATCGGCGTCGCCATCGTTCAGGCGTTGCTGGCCGGCATCGGCTTCAAGCTCGCAGCCGTGCCGAGCGCCGGCCTGCTCGCCTTCATCGTGCTGCTGCTGTCGATCGTGCAGATCGGCGCTTTCCTCGTGCTGCTGCCGGTGATCATCTGGATCTGGACCGCCAAGGATGTCACCACGGCGCTGGTGCTCACCGTGTTCCTCGTGCTCGTCGGCTTCCTCGACACCATGCTGAAGCCGCTCGTGATGGGACGCGGTCTCAACACACCGACCATCGTGATCTTCGTCGGCGTGATCGGCGGGACGCTCGCCCACGGCATCGTCGGCCTGTTCATCGGGCCGATTATCCTGTCGGTGGCGTGGGAGATGGCGGCGGCGTGGATCGGAAGCGAGGCGGAGAAGCCGACAGCGACCGCGCCTGCTGCCGACGAGGTTCGATCGCGCGGCACGCGCTGA
- a CDS encoding NUDIX hydrolase, giving the protein MAKSSKLVAAKRGKVLLVRRRSDGLWMFPGGRKRARETDKDCLRREIKEELPKLKLGRISLWKEVTAKNKRSGRKMSDAIFIAKSAKGRLAIGDKNEIDRAAWQKPRGIRLTATSRYIRDRLFPRKPRRS; this is encoded by the coding sequence ATGGCGAAGTCTTCCAAGCTGGTGGCCGCCAAGCGCGGCAAGGTTCTGTTGGTCAGGCGACGGTCGGACGGTCTCTGGATGTTTCCCGGGGGCCGCAAACGCGCGCGCGAAACCGACAAGGACTGCCTGCGGCGTGAGATCAAGGAGGAACTGCCGAAGCTGAAGCTCGGCCGGATCAGCCTCTGGAAGGAAGTGACGGCCAAGAACAAGCGTTCAGGGCGCAAGATGAGCGACGCGATCTTCATCGCCAAGAGCGCCAAGGGTCGCCTGGCGATCGGCGACAAGAACGAGATCGACCGCGCCGCCTGGCAGAAGCCGCGCGGGATCCGCCTGACCGCAACCTCGCGCTACATCCGCGATCGCCTGTTTCCGAGGAAGCCGCGGCGGAGTTAG
- a CDS encoding YciI family protein codes for MLFAIHAIDRTGALPTRLANYDAHKAFLGDTSRFGVKIVMSGPLVADDGATMIGSLFLIEAPGRAEVEAFNRADPFAAAGIWEKVTITGFLRRQG; via the coding sequence ATGCTGTTTGCCATCCATGCCATCGACCGCACCGGTGCACTGCCGACACGGCTCGCCAATTACGATGCCCACAAGGCGTTCCTCGGCGACACATCGCGTTTCGGCGTCAAGATCGTGATGTCGGGACCGCTGGTCGCCGACGACGGCGCCACGATGATCGGCAGCCTGTTCCTGATCGAGGCCCCCGGCCGCGCCGAGGTCGAGGCCTTCAATCGCGCCGATCCGTTCGCGGCGGCCGGCATCTGGGAGAAGGTCACGATCACCGGGTTTCTGCGGCGGCAAGGCTAA
- a CDS encoding sugar ABC transporter substrate-binding protein yields the protein MKQTLGYLALPLLMAAAFATEVRADGETIAVFTKNQTNPFFQTVRVGADNMAKTLNAKTLQYIPTKPDSIPEQLSQIEDVVVKKPSAIVFTPVDYKAMVPGVEKINDAKIPVVNITDRSAGGKFLSFIGADDYSLGLDTARFLLKTLGGKGNIVIIEGVKGSLTNVDRVRGFNDALKENPGAKLLASQPGNYQRLQALQVMENLMQSNSQIDGVLAANDAMAVGAIEALDGANRKAQVIGINGTKEAIDAIKSGKLLASGDYNGFAQGCLGTMMAIRALREQPVIAEIVLKPTVITKDNYQPFDTPLEQRVCPTFEQASKLGTK from the coding sequence ATGAAACAGACACTAGGTTACCTCGCACTGCCGCTGCTGATGGCCGCAGCGTTCGCCACAGAGGTGCGCGCGGACGGTGAAACCATCGCCGTCTTCACCAAGAACCAGACCAACCCGTTCTTCCAGACGGTGCGGGTCGGTGCCGACAACATGGCGAAGACGCTGAACGCCAAGACGCTTCAGTATATTCCGACCAAGCCCGACAGCATCCCCGAGCAGCTCAGCCAGATCGAGGACGTCGTGGTCAAGAAGCCGAGCGCGATCGTCTTTACGCCGGTCGACTACAAGGCGATGGTCCCGGGCGTGGAGAAGATCAACGACGCCAAGATCCCCGTCGTCAACATCACCGATCGCTCCGCCGGCGGAAAATTCCTCTCGTTCATCGGTGCGGACGATTACAGCCTCGGGCTCGATACCGCGCGCTTCCTGCTCAAGACCCTGGGCGGCAAGGGCAACATCGTCATCATCGAGGGCGTCAAGGGCTCGCTGACCAATGTCGATCGCGTCCGCGGCTTCAACGACGCACTGAAGGAGAACCCGGGCGCCAAGCTTTTGGCTTCGCAGCCCGGCAACTATCAGCGGCTCCAGGCGCTCCAGGTGATGGAGAATTTGATGCAGTCGAACTCGCAGATCGACGGCGTGCTCGCCGCCAACGACGCCATGGCGGTCGGCGCGATCGAGGCGCTCGACGGCGCCAACCGCAAGGCCCAGGTGATCGGCATCAACGGCACCAAGGAGGCGATCGACGCCATCAAGTCCGGCAAGCTGCTCGCCAGCGGCGATTACAACGGATTTGCCCAAGGCTGCCTCGGCACCATGATGGCGATCCGGGCCTTGCGCGAGCAGCCCGTCATCGCCGAGATCGTGCTGAAGCCGACGGTCATCACCAAGGACAATTACCAGCCCTTCGACACACCGCTGGAGCAGCGCGTCTGCCCGACCTTCGAACAGGCCAGCAAGCTCGGCACGAAATAA
- a CDS encoding ABC transporter permease: MTDITKEALSPPRSFLSQDAIQLFYRLLAVFLICAVLAVLNDSFLSLGNILNVLRQASLTFFIASGLTLVVLTAGLDLSVGANVALSACVAGTVIHTTGSPVLGILTGLACGGIVGLLNGVMVTALRIPSFIATYGMLWVLNGLTYWYMGGETLHGFPVGFRQIGSGYLFGLPIPVYLLLVFLGIGTMFAQRTIWGQEIYAIGANPVAARLSGIPVTRRLLLVYAVSGTMAGLASIIFLSRLNSAEADIGESLTLPAIAAVLIGGTSLFGGVGTVFGTFIGALILTLVLNGMNLLSVSANWQPLVTGIIVILAVWLDMKTRRRT, from the coding sequence ATGACCGACATCACCAAGGAAGCCCTGTCGCCGCCACGTTCCTTCCTGTCCCAGGACGCAATCCAGCTGTTCTATCGGCTGCTTGCCGTCTTCCTGATTTGCGCCGTGCTGGCGGTGCTGAACGATTCCTTCCTCAGCCTCGGCAACATCCTCAACGTGCTGCGCCAGGCAAGCCTGACTTTCTTCATCGCGTCTGGCCTGACGTTGGTGGTGCTCACCGCCGGCCTCGATCTCTCGGTCGGCGCCAATGTTGCGCTGTCGGCCTGTGTCGCCGGGACCGTGATCCACACCACGGGGTCGCCGGTGCTCGGCATCCTGACCGGACTTGCCTGCGGCGGCATTGTCGGGCTCCTCAACGGCGTCATGGTGACGGCGCTGCGCATCCCCTCCTTCATCGCAACCTACGGCATGCTCTGGGTGCTGAACGGACTGACCTACTGGTACATGGGGGGCGAGACGCTGCACGGCTTCCCGGTAGGCTTCCGCCAGATCGGCAGCGGCTATCTGTTCGGCCTGCCAATCCCGGTCTATCTGCTGCTGGTGTTCCTTGGCATCGGAACGATGTTTGCCCAGCGCACGATCTGGGGCCAGGAGATCTATGCGATCGGCGCCAATCCGGTCGCGGCCCGCCTCTCCGGCATTCCCGTCACGCGACGCCTGCTGCTGGTCTACGCCGTCTCCGGCACCATGGCGGGGCTCGCCTCGATCATCTTCCTGTCGCGGCTGAATTCGGCGGAAGCCGACATCGGCGAAAGCCTGACCTTGCCGGCGATCGCGGCCGTGCTGATCGGCGGCACCTCGCTATTCGGCGGCGTCGGCACGGTGTTCGGCACCTTCATCGGCGCGCTGATCCTGACGCTGGTGCTGAACGGCATGAACCTGCTCTCGGTCAGCGCCAATTGGCAGCCGCTCGTCACCGGCATCATCGTCATCCTCGCGGTCTGGCTCGACATGAAGACCCGCCGCCGGACGTAA
- a CDS encoding ABC transporter permease, with protein MREAAVVSQYNPLQRIPGVAIVLVVLIVLFGAIAPGFLSAPNLSNVLVQSTILTMLALPMTLIIMTEGLDLSMGAVLTLTSLCVAIVSLATQSMLLGLGAGVLVGAAFGTINGWLVAILGIPPFVATLGTLGMAQGLSLIVSDGQSVVGIPHSVRDIYSANLLGIPVPIVVALVSYAAFHGLLYHTRFGSYVFALGGNREALRYAGLSPNKLLIAVYALGGTMAGIAGLLMTARMNSGHPTAGLGLEFDAIAAVAVGGTSFERGNGWLLGTLLGVIAVGVLRNGLNLISLPSSVQVASVGILVIVALFLDGLRSRS; from the coding sequence ATGCGTGAGGCCGCGGTCGTTTCACAATACAATCCGCTCCAGCGCATTCCCGGCGTCGCCATCGTGCTGGTGGTGCTGATCGTGCTGTTCGGCGCCATTGCGCCCGGCTTCCTCTCCGCGCCCAACCTCTCCAACGTGCTGGTGCAGTCGACCATCCTGACCATGCTGGCGCTGCCGATGACGTTGATCATCATGACGGAGGGTCTCGACCTCTCGATGGGCGCGGTGCTGACGCTGACCTCGCTCTGCGTCGCCATCGTCTCGCTCGCGACCCAATCGATGCTGCTCGGCCTCGGCGCCGGCGTGCTGGTCGGTGCGGCCTTCGGCACCATCAATGGCTGGCTGGTCGCCATTCTCGGGATCCCGCCTTTTGTGGCGACCCTCGGCACCCTCGGCATGGCGCAAGGTCTGTCCCTGATCGTCAGTGACGGCCAGAGCGTGGTCGGCATTCCCCACAGTGTCCGCGATATCTATTCGGCTAATTTGCTGGGCATTCCCGTTCCGATCGTGGTGGCGCTCGTGAGCTACGCCGCCTTCCACGGCCTGCTGTATCACACCCGGTTCGGCAGCTACGTGTTCGCACTCGGCGGCAACCGCGAAGCGCTCCGCTATGCCGGCCTCTCGCCCAACAAGCTCCTGATCGCGGTCTACGCGCTCGGCGGCACCATGGCGGGCATCGCTGGCCTCCTGATGACCGCCCGGATGAATTCGGGGCATCCGACCGCGGGCCTCGGGCTCGAATTCGACGCGATCGCCGCGGTCGCGGTCGGCGGCACCTCGTTCGAGCGCGGCAATGGCTGGCTGCTCGGCACTCTCCTTGGCGTCATCGCCGTCGGCGTGCTGCGCAACGGGCTGAATTTGATCTCGCTGCCGTCCTCGGTGCAGGTCGCGAGCGTCGGAATCCTCGTCATCGTCGCGCTGTTCCTCGACGGCCTGCGGAGCCGGTCATGA